A single Paenibacillus kribbensis DNA region contains:
- the opp4C gene encoding oligopeptide ABC transporter permease has translation MSAETVTIEPNQKAAIRPEASPWRIAVRRFNRNRLALAGLVILILMVIICTFGPMISPYHLDDYKLSDKNLSPNAQYWLGTDKFGRDILLRTMLAGRISLTVGLVATFISVAIGATLGALAGFYRKSVDTIIMRIADIFMALPTLPLLIILGAVLSDLKVDPSNRIYFLMLIIGALSWTSLSRLVRGQILTLREQEFMQATEALGLRDRRKIFRHLLPNTIPTIIVTATLGVAGAIITESALSYLGIGVVPPTPSWGNMISAANNLIDFRKRPWIWVPPGMCILITVVAINLIGDGLRDALDPKMKK, from the coding sequence TTGTCCGCAGAAACTGTCACGATTGAACCCAATCAAAAGGCGGCGATCCGTCCTGAAGCGTCTCCATGGAGAATCGCCGTTCGCCGTTTTAACCGAAACCGCCTAGCTTTAGCCGGACTTGTTATTTTGATTCTGATGGTGATCATCTGTACATTTGGGCCGATGATTTCACCTTATCATTTAGATGATTACAAGCTATCTGACAAAAATTTATCGCCTAATGCTCAGTACTGGCTCGGTACGGATAAGTTTGGTAGAGATATTTTGTTGCGTACGATGCTGGCTGGTCGTATTTCCTTGACGGTGGGGCTGGTTGCCACGTTTATTTCGGTTGCAATTGGTGCGACGTTAGGGGCGCTGGCAGGATTTTACCGTAAAAGCGTGGATACGATTATTATGCGGATTGCCGATATTTTTATGGCATTGCCTACGTTGCCGCTGCTTATTATTTTAGGTGCGGTGTTATCCGATTTGAAGGTTGACCCGTCGAACCGGATTTATTTTCTGATGCTCATTATCGGAGCCTTGAGCTGGACGAGTTTGTCCCGTCTGGTCAGAGGGCAGATTCTTACACTGCGTGAACAGGAGTTCATGCAGGCCACAGAAGCTCTGGGCTTGAGGGATCGCCGAAAAATATTCCGTCATTTGCTGCCGAACACCATTCCTACCATTATTGTTACGGCTACGCTCGGGGTGGCGGGTGCGATTATTACAGAGTCTGCGCTCAGTTATCTGGGAATTGGCGTGGTGCCGCCTACACCTTCGTGGGGGAATATGATTTCGGCGGCGAATAACCTGATCGACTTCCGCAAACGGCCTTGGATATGGGTTCCGCCGGGCATGTGTATTCTCATTACAGTTGTAGCCATTAACCTGATTGGCGACGGTTTGCGCGACGCACTGGACCCTAAAATGAAGAAGTAG
- a CDS encoding ABC transporter ATP-binding protein yields MENALIEFRNLKTHFHTSSGTVKAVNDVSFKIREGETLCVVGESGCGKSVTAMTMMRLIDSPHTSDGEIWFEGKNLLTLNKGQMQQIRGNDISIIFQEPMSSLNPVLTIGEQITEPLLMHTLMSKKEARARAIELISLVGISRSEEIFHSYPHELSGGMRQRIMIAIALSCNPKLLIADEPTTALDVTIQAQILDLMRDLKDKLKTSIMLITHDLGVVAEMADYVVVMYAGNVIEEAPVIELFKNPQHPYTQGLLKAKPVINQKMDRLYSIPGQVPNPIELEENCHFHDRCAHCMQICKDQAPPLNEKEDGHKVACWLYEKEGGQQI; encoded by the coding sequence ATGGAAAATGCTTTGATTGAATTTCGTAACCTGAAAACCCACTTTCATACCTCTAGCGGAACTGTCAAAGCGGTCAATGACGTCAGTTTTAAAATTCGTGAGGGTGAAACGCTCTGTGTGGTAGGGGAATCCGGCTGTGGTAAAAGTGTAACGGCGATGACGATGATGCGGTTGATTGATTCTCCCCACACTTCAGACGGTGAAATCTGGTTTGAGGGCAAAAACCTCTTAACGCTTAATAAAGGTCAAATGCAGCAAATTCGCGGCAATGACATTTCGATTATTTTTCAGGAGCCGATGTCTTCTCTGAATCCGGTGCTAACGATTGGAGAACAGATTACGGAACCGCTGCTCATGCATACATTAATGAGTAAAAAGGAAGCACGTGCGCGAGCGATTGAACTGATTAGCCTGGTAGGCATTTCGCGGTCGGAGGAAATATTCCATTCCTATCCCCATGAACTGAGTGGCGGTATGCGCCAGCGGATCATGATTGCCATCGCATTAAGCTGTAATCCGAAGCTGTTGATTGCAGATGAACCGACAACGGCTCTGGATGTGACGATTCAGGCACAAATTCTCGATCTAATGCGGGACTTGAAGGATAAGCTGAAAACATCCATTATGCTGATTACACACGATTTGGGTGTTGTGGCAGAGATGGCTGATTATGTGGTCGTCATGTATGCCGGCAATGTCATTGAAGAGGCTCCTGTCATTGAGCTGTTCAAAAACCCGCAGCATCCGTATACTCAAGGGCTATTAAAGGCGAAACCTGTCATTAATCAGAAAATGGATCGACTGTACTCCATCCCTGGTCAGGTTCCCAATCCGATTGAGCTGGAAGAAAATTGTCATTTTCATGATCGGTGTGCGCATTGTATGCAAATTTGCAAGGATCAGGCTCCTCCCTTGAACGAAAAGGAGGATGGTCATAAGGTTGCCTGCTGGCTATATGAGAAAGAAGGAGGGCAACAGATATGA
- a CDS encoding ABC transporter ATP-binding protein: MSEPLIQVEGLKKYFPITGGVFQRTVGYVKAVDDVSFDIHKGESFGLVGESGCGKSTIGRTILRLMDKTDGSVRYKGEDLHGLSKERIRALRPKLQIVFQDPFSSLNPRIKVGEAIGEALLDHGLIDRGELRKKVNETLNICGLSSYHYDRYPHEFSGGQRQRIGIARALILNPDFIVADEPVSALDVSIQAQIINLLSDLQQERQLTYLFISHDLSVVEHLCSRIGVMYLGSMVELASKEELFRNPLHPYTKALLSAVPIPDPTVKRQRIVLKGDIPSPANPPSGCKFHTRCPMAEARCKTEAPVYRDAGDQHFVACHFAIE; this comes from the coding sequence ATGAGCGAGCCTTTAATTCAGGTGGAAGGGCTGAAAAAATATTTTCCGATCACAGGCGGCGTATTTCAGCGTACTGTAGGATATGTGAAAGCGGTCGATGATGTATCGTTTGACATTCATAAGGGCGAATCCTTCGGTCTGGTAGGGGAATCGGGCTGTGGAAAAAGTACGATTGGGCGGACCATTCTCAGGCTGATGGATAAAACGGATGGATCAGTGCGATACAAAGGAGAAGACCTGCACGGGTTAAGCAAGGAGCGAATCCGAGCGCTTCGTCCCAAGCTGCAAATCGTCTTTCAGGACCCTTTTAGCTCCTTGAATCCAAGAATCAAGGTCGGTGAAGCCATCGGGGAGGCGTTGCTGGATCACGGACTGATTGACCGTGGCGAGCTGCGGAAGAAGGTTAACGAAACGCTGAACATTTGCGGTCTGTCCTCGTATCACTATGATCGGTATCCGCATGAGTTCTCTGGCGGTCAGCGCCAGCGGATCGGGATTGCACGGGCTTTGATCTTGAATCCTGATTTTATCGTGGCAGATGAACCTGTGTCTGCGCTGGATGTATCCATTCAGGCCCAGATTATTAACTTGCTAAGCGATCTGCAGCAGGAACGTCAATTGACGTATCTGTTTATCTCGCATGACCTGAGTGTGGTTGAGCATCTGTGCAGCCGCATTGGTGTAATGTATTTGGGCTCAATGGTAGAGCTGGCTTCCAAGGAGGAGCTGTTCCGCAATCCGCTTCATCCGTATACGAAGGCGCTGCTATCGGCGGTTCCGATTCCCGATCCGACGGTCAAGAGACAGCGAATTGTCCTGAAAGGGGACATTCCTTCTCCGGCCAATCCGCCGTCTGGCTGTAAGTTTCATACGCGCTGTCCTATGGCGGAAGCGCGCTGTAAAACAGAGGCTCCAGTATATCGGGATGCGGGCGACCAGCATTTTGTAGCCTGCCATTTTGCTATAGAATAA
- a CDS encoding D-alanyl-D-alanine carboxypeptidase family protein: MMKKHWLRWAIIVPVLIILIFITLGPRLLVGKPDVDAEAAVLMDMHTGELLMDVNGNTPMPSANMSKLMTELLVLEDIRTGRLGWNDEVQISRYASTVGGINLSLRYGERMTVSELFQSMVVYSANDAAVALAERSAGNEAAFVKRMNEKAAQIGLSSDSRFTNASGAGQSELGPNHPEDIRGETKMTASDTARLASYLIASHPEILRTSSRTQMELKDKGLYISNTNWMLPSLAGPYSYAGTDGLKAGYTSDAGYCFTGTAEQHGRRLIAVVLGAPSKEERFEQTRKLFDYGFSLSASFPIRLQNLVKLSLH, translated from the coding sequence ATGATGAAAAAACACTGGTTACGTTGGGCTATTATTGTCCCGGTACTTATCATATTGATTTTTATTACGCTTGGACCCCGCCTGTTGGTCGGGAAGCCGGATGTGGATGCAGAGGCTGCGGTACTGATGGACATGCATACCGGGGAATTGCTGATGGATGTGAACGGCAATACGCCTATGCCCTCCGCCAATATGTCCAAGCTCATGACCGAGCTGTTAGTGCTGGAGGATATTCGGACTGGACGGTTAGGCTGGAATGACGAGGTGCAAATTAGCCGTTACGCGAGTACGGTGGGGGGTATAAATCTATCTCTACGGTATGGCGAAAGGATGACGGTATCCGAACTGTTCCAGAGTATGGTTGTATATTCAGCCAATGACGCCGCTGTGGCACTGGCAGAGCGCTCGGCAGGCAATGAAGCGGCTTTTGTGAAGCGTATGAATGAGAAGGCTGCCCAAATTGGACTGTCATCCGATAGCCGCTTTACCAATGCATCTGGAGCAGGGCAGAGTGAACTGGGACCGAATCATCCCGAGGATATTCGCGGAGAAACGAAAATGACAGCAAGCGACACGGCAAGGCTGGCTTCTTACCTGATTGCGTCACATCCGGAGATTCTAAGAACGTCCAGCCGTACGCAAATGGAGTTAAAAGATAAGGGACTCTACATTAGTAATACGAACTGGATGCTGCCTTCCCTGGCTGGACCGTACTCTTACGCCGGAACGGATGGCCTGAAAGCCGGATATACGAGTGATGCTGGATATTGCTTCACGGGTACCGCAGAGCAGCATGGCAGACGGTTAATTGCTGTGGTACTCGGTGCGCCGAGTAAGGAGGAGCGATTTGAACAGACACGGAAGCTGTTCGATTATGGTTTTTCGCTGTCAGCTTCTTTTCCGATACGGCTGCAAAATTTGGTGAAGCTGTCGCTGCACTAG
- a CDS encoding LCP family protein — MERRHKRRTSGKPQKKKRFTALYISCIVLFLVAVGGYLFRKQLTLVAFDWFVSPTLERKLEKSYQPRLSGEQKQQETVAYHQEPFSVLLLGTDQRPDEKARGRSDTVMYAVVRPAESRVLLISIPRDTYVQIAGHDPNRDGEDDFDKLGHAYAFGGEDMSMATVEKLMEHKADYYATINFQGIQDAVNAVGGVVLPIDKPIENKNPLHIQFRIEAGKPLYNGEEAMYYVRYREDSDFNRTKRQQIFLNAMADKLLNINGISKIPELLDIMGTNFKTDMEPAFITGLGKQAITQGEPQISSFTITGEGFKKKGVYYDRANEQELEYARLLIANWLDSGTTPQTLKLSDKQDIQ, encoded by the coding sequence ATGGAGAGAAGACATAAGAGAAGGACCAGCGGCAAGCCTCAAAAGAAAAAAAGGTTTACCGCCCTATATATTTCATGTATTGTTTTATTTCTGGTCGCAGTGGGAGGGTATCTATTCCGCAAACAGTTAACACTGGTGGCTTTTGACTGGTTTGTATCTCCGACGTTGGAAAGAAAATTGGAGAAGTCCTATCAGCCGCGCCTGTCTGGAGAACAGAAGCAACAGGAGACGGTGGCTTACCATCAGGAACCGTTTTCGGTGCTGCTGCTGGGCACCGATCAAAGGCCAGACGAAAAGGCGCGCGGTCGCTCGGATACGGTTATGTATGCGGTAGTACGGCCTGCGGAATCGCGTGTGCTGTTGATTTCCATCCCCAGGGATACGTATGTACAGATTGCCGGACATGATCCGAATCGCGATGGTGAGGATGATTTTGATAAATTGGGACACGCTTATGCGTTCGGAGGCGAAGATATGTCCATGGCTACGGTAGAGAAGCTGATGGAGCATAAGGCCGATTATTATGCTACGATTAATTTCCAGGGTATTCAGGATGCCGTGAATGCAGTGGGCGGAGTTGTGCTTCCAATCGACAAGCCGATTGAGAACAAAAATCCGCTGCATATCCAGTTTCGCATAGAGGCGGGGAAGCCGCTTTATAATGGTGAAGAAGCCATGTATTATGTTAGATATCGGGAAGATAGCGACTTTAACCGTACGAAGCGACAGCAAATTTTTCTGAATGCTATGGCAGATAAGCTGCTGAATATCAACGGAATTTCCAAAATTCCGGAGCTGCTCGATATTATGGGGACCAATTTCAAGACCGATATGGAGCCTGCTTTTATTACAGGGCTCGGCAAGCAGGCTATTACGCAGGGTGAACCACAGATCTCAAGTTTTACGATTACGGGGGAAGGGTTCAAGAAAAAGGGCGTGTATTATGATCGTGCCAATGAACAAGAGCTGGAATATGCCAGACTTCTGATCGCGAATTGGCTGGATTCCGGTACAACCCCGCAGACGCTGAAGCTTTCCGACAAGCAGGACATTCAGTGA
- a CDS encoding CBS domain-containing protein, with product MNIAFFLLPKQEVACVTADATLRQTLERMEYHRFTAVPILDKEGRYTGTVTEGDLLWHMKESEGKITFENASKFMLKDVPLRVSMKPVSIDANMEDLINLAKVQNFVPVVDDMERFIGIVRRSQIIEYCEKFVSRESFNTSS from the coding sequence ATGAATATCGCTTTTTTCTTGCTTCCCAAACAGGAAGTCGCTTGTGTAACGGCGGATGCTACTTTGCGGCAAACGTTGGAGCGGATGGAATATCACCGTTTCACAGCGGTTCCCATTTTAGATAAGGAAGGTAGATATACGGGTACGGTTACAGAAGGTGATCTGTTGTGGCATATGAAAGAGTCTGAGGGGAAAATCACCTTCGAAAACGCTTCTAAGTTTATGCTCAAGGACGTTCCGCTGCGGGTTTCGATGAAGCCGGTGTCTATTGATGCGAATATGGAGGATTTAATTAATTTGGCTAAAGTACAGAACTTTGTACCCGTTGTGGATGATATGGAACGGTTTATCGGTATCGTGCGCCGCAGCCAAATTATAGAGTATTGTGAAAAGTTTGTGTCCAGAGAATCATTTAATACATCATCTTAA
- a CDS encoding MazG-like family protein → MPKEMDVVKRAKVIEWLKTEVLDQVSRLFKAMWEGSTARIGDCLASLMMSSYILGRRLGVSYRELDDLLIDKLRRHRKEGHQLEDWYQDISALEEHMRKR, encoded by the coding sequence ATGCCTAAGGAAATGGATGTTGTGAAAAGGGCCAAGGTTATTGAATGGCTCAAAACAGAAGTTCTTGACCAAGTTTCCCGTCTGTTTAAAGCGATGTGGGAAGGCAGTACAGCCCGTATTGGCGATTGTCTGGCGAGCTTAATGATGAGCAGTTATATTTTGGGAAGGCGTCTTGGAGTGTCTTACCGTGAATTGGATGATCTACTCATCGACAAGCTAAGAAGACACAGAAAAGAAGGACACCAGTTGGAGGATTGGTATCAGGATATCTCTGCACTGGAAGAACATATGCGTAAGAGGTGA
- a CDS encoding DUF2232 domain-containing protein — MKFRLATVAWSVIYLLLLLTLLTPLKIITVFLLIVPGAVLFSSLHFKGFLIHVMPALLILALLDVYSLLLAIYFLIPSMLMGRIYKRGGSSFQALMTGMGVILAEFLVVLLIATYSFGFDLSQYLRDQAAITENIVQQILSANPMLSGTNWTAEDTQQLGTMLIGRVPYVLIVTSFLLAVITHALVRPALSSLDVPVRKMKPAREWRLPRALIWYYLLAIVIEWIASSSNGSWIQMVSISMLPLVHACFTIQTIGFVYFWMHSRKMSSVIALLLSLVVLIVPPLRIIGIIDLAFPLREAITRSKK; from the coding sequence TTGAAATTCCGCTTGGCAACTGTAGCATGGAGCGTTATTTATTTGCTTCTGCTGCTGACTTTATTGACACCACTGAAAATCATTACCGTATTTTTGCTAATTGTGCCTGGCGCTGTACTGTTTTCATCGCTGCATTTCAAAGGATTCTTAATTCACGTCATGCCGGCGTTGTTGATTTTGGCGCTACTAGACGTGTATTCATTGCTCCTTGCGATTTATTTTCTGATTCCTTCCATGTTGATGGGACGGATATATAAAAGGGGAGGATCTTCTTTTCAGGCTTTGATGACAGGAATGGGTGTTATTTTAGCCGAGTTCTTGGTTGTATTGCTTATCGCTACGTATTCATTCGGATTCGATCTTTCGCAGTATCTTCGCGATCAGGCGGCGATAACGGAAAATATTGTACAGCAGATTTTAAGCGCCAACCCGATGCTTTCGGGCACAAATTGGACTGCGGAGGATACACAGCAGCTCGGTACGATGCTTATCGGTAGAGTGCCATATGTGCTGATTGTAACCTCCTTCTTATTGGCTGTAATTACACACGCTTTGGTACGTCCGGCATTGAGTAGTCTCGATGTGCCTGTGCGCAAAATGAAGCCTGCTCGAGAGTGGAGGCTGCCGCGAGCGCTAATCTGGTATTATCTGCTGGCTATTGTGATTGAATGGATAGCAAGTTCCTCCAATGGCAGCTGGATTCAAATGGTTTCCATCAGTATGCTGCCGCTAGTCCATGCATGCTTCACCATTCAGACGATTGGTTTTGTTTACTTCTGGATGCATAGCCGTAAAATGAGTTCGGTGATTGCACTGCTGCTGTCGCTCGTCGTCCTGATTGTCCCACCGCTCCGCATTATAGGTATTATTGATTTGGCCTTTCCGCTGCGTGAAGCTATTACAAGATCAAAGAAATAA
- a CDS encoding DHH family phosphoesterase — translation MPKFLQKRWHGYQTAWAFLLLLVLVICISMYNWELGVIGLLLSFLLGGLMLKTELDFRREMNQYISGLSFRVKRVEGEAISTLPFGIILYSEHRTVEWHNRFVGEMFEEQSLIGEPLQDLFPQLAGALSVKKETKELTRELKVELQHDERYYQFLIVLDERLIYLYEVTELAVLRKQYENERLALGIVMLDNMDEAAQGMDDQQRTALIAKVTSEITSWANHYNIYLRRLSSERYLIMLNHKALQELEQSRFVILDTVREMTADLKVPMTLSIGLSFGAESIKELGELAQSSLDMALGRGGDQAAVKAGQRLSFYGGKSNAVEKRTRVRARVIAHALRDLMQESDRVLIMGHKIPDMDALGAAIGVWKAAALYNVEAHIVLDKSNPSIDRMMEQVNKDEKLSQALMTPEQSLQAMTEHSLLVVVDTHKASMTIEPRLVQTASRVVVVDHHRRGEEFINDSVLIYLEPYASSACELVTELLQYIHEKVQLTPLEATSLLAGITVDTKHFSLHTGSRTFEAAGFLRRSGADTVMIQRMLKEDLDEYIAKAEIIKHAKMIYGHIAIAVTEPGQKIPQLLIAQVADSLLNMTDVLASFVVSERPDGLVGISARSLGRMNVQVVMERLGGGGHLTNAAVQLDCSLEEAERRVVDVLAEIDGEEGLFE, via the coding sequence ATGCCTAAATTTCTACAAAAACGCTGGCACGGCTATCAAACTGCCTGGGCGTTTTTGCTGCTGCTGGTGCTTGTCATATGTATTTCCATGTACAATTGGGAACTGGGTGTGATAGGACTGCTGCTGTCATTCTTGCTTGGCGGGCTGATGCTGAAGACGGAATTGGATTTTCGTCGGGAGATGAATCAATATATCAGCGGTCTTTCCTTCCGGGTCAAGCGGGTAGAGGGGGAAGCCATCAGCACACTGCCGTTTGGGATCATTTTATACAGTGAACATCGAACGGTAGAATGGCATAATCGGTTTGTCGGGGAAATGTTCGAGGAGCAGTCGCTGATCGGCGAGCCTCTGCAGGATCTATTTCCCCAACTGGCAGGAGCTTTAAGTGTCAAAAAGGAAACCAAGGAGCTGACTCGCGAGCTGAAGGTGGAGCTTCAGCATGATGAGCGCTACTATCAGTTCCTGATTGTGCTGGATGAGCGCCTGATATACCTGTATGAAGTAACGGAGCTGGCGGTGCTGCGCAAGCAGTATGAAAACGAGCGCCTGGCGCTCGGTATCGTCATGCTCGACAATATGGACGAGGCCGCTCAGGGGATGGACGATCAGCAGCGCACTGCGCTTATTGCGAAGGTGACAAGCGAGATTACGTCCTGGGCGAACCATTACAATATTTATTTGCGCCGCTTGTCATCCGAGCGCTATCTCATTATGCTGAATCATAAAGCGCTTCAGGAACTGGAGCAAAGCCGATTCGTCATTCTGGATACGGTAAGGGAAATGACGGCGGATTTGAAAGTGCCCATGACACTGAGCATCGGTTTGTCCTTCGGTGCGGAGAGCATCAAGGAGCTGGGCGAGCTGGCTCAGTCCAGTCTGGATATGGCGCTCGGACGTGGGGGCGATCAGGCAGCAGTGAAGGCCGGGCAGCGCCTGTCCTTTTATGGAGGCAAGTCCAACGCTGTCGAAAAGCGTACAAGGGTGCGCGCTCGGGTCATTGCCCATGCGCTGCGTGATCTGATGCAGGAGAGCGACCGCGTGCTGATCATGGGACACAAAATACCGGACATGGATGCATTGGGAGCGGCCATCGGCGTGTGGAAGGCTGCAGCGCTGTACAATGTAGAAGCACATATCGTGCTGGATAAATCCAATCCGTCCATCGACCGGATGATGGAGCAGGTTAACAAGGACGAGAAGCTGTCGCAGGCACTGATGACGCCGGAGCAGTCGCTTCAGGCCATGACCGAGCATAGCCTGCTGGTCGTGGTGGATACGCACAAGGCCTCGATGACGATTGAGCCGCGTCTCGTGCAGACGGCAAGCCGGGTGGTTGTTGTAGATCACCACCGTCGGGGCGAGGAATTTATCAACGATTCGGTTCTGATCTATTTGGAGCCATATGCGTCGTCGGCCTGTGAGCTGGTGACCGAGCTGCTGCAATATATCCATGAGAAAGTCCAATTGACACCGCTGGAGGCGACATCGCTGCTGGCCGGGATTACGGTGGATACCAAGCATTTTTCCCTGCATACAGGCTCACGTACGTTTGAGGCGGCCGGTTTTTTACGGCGCAGCGGGGCAGATACAGTCATGATCCAGCGTATGCTAAAAGAGGACCTGGATGAATATATTGCTAAGGCGGAAATTATTAAGCATGCTAAAATGATATATGGCCACATCGCGATTGCGGTGACAGAGCCTGGACAAAAAATACCGCAGCTTCTGATTGCTCAGGTGGCGGATTCATTACTCAATATGACGGATGTACTGGCCTCTTTTGTGGTCAGTGAACGTCCTGACGGCCTGGTGGGGATCAGCGCCCGTTCGCTCGGGCGCATGAACGTACAGGTCGTCATGGAACGGCTAGGCGGCGGAGGACATCTGACGAATGCGGCGGTCCAGCTGGATTGCTCGCTGGAGGAAGCCGAGCGCAGAGTGGTCGACGTGCTGGCCGAAATTGATGGGGAAGAGGGGTTATTTGAATGA
- the rplI gene encoding 50S ribosomal protein L9 encodes MKVIFIKDMKGQGKKGQVKEVSDGYAANFLLPRGIARPATEGNMKTLENQNAAEEKRKQEEKEEAQVLGKKLEETTIQLKAKAGDGGRLFGAITSKQIAEAVAKTGIKLDKRKIELEEPIRTLGVTQMTVKLHPEVKATLKVQVTEE; translated from the coding sequence ATGAAAGTGATATTCATTAAAGATATGAAGGGTCAAGGTAAGAAAGGGCAGGTTAAGGAAGTATCCGACGGTTACGCAGCGAATTTTCTGCTGCCGCGTGGTATTGCCCGTCCAGCAACGGAAGGAAATATGAAGACGCTGGAAAATCAAAACGCTGCTGAGGAAAAACGCAAGCAAGAGGAAAAGGAAGAGGCACAAGTACTCGGCAAAAAGCTGGAAGAGACAACAATTCAGCTCAAAGCGAAGGCTGGAGACGGCGGACGGCTGTTCGGTGCAATTACAAGCAAGCAAATTGCAGAGGCTGTTGCTAAAACCGGCATCAAGCTGGATAAACGCAAAATCGAGCTGGAAGAACCGATTCGTACGCTCGGCGTGACTCAAATGACCGTCAAGCTTCATCCTGAGGTCAAAGCTACGCTGAAGGTACAGGTGACTGAAGAATAA
- the dnaB gene encoding replicative DNA helicase, producing the protein MGGEFFDRIPPQNLEAEQAVIGSILLQSEALITAMERVQTEDFYDKAHQMIYEAMIELGESGQPIDLVTLTSKIQDKGQLEDIGGVSYLAKLAHGVPTAANVDYYAQIIEEKAMLRRLIRTATQIVSEGYSNGEDVAGMLSDAERKIMEISNGRSGSGFIAIRDVVMEVFDRVEMLHQNKGNTTGIPSGFVDLDKMTAGFQRNDLIIVAARPSVGKTAFALNIAQNVAVRAKETVAIFSLEMSAAQLVQRMICAEANLDANVMRTGEFKGDEDWAKLTMGIAALSEAEIYIDDTPGVTVADIRAKCRRLKTEKGLGMIVIDYLQLIHGRGKAGENRQQEVSEISRTLKQIARELEVPVIALSQLSRGVEQRQDKRPMMSDLRESGSIEQDADIVAFLYRDDYYNQETEKKNIIEIIIAKQRNGPVGTVELVFLKNYNKFANYERAHSDAFAG; encoded by the coding sequence ATGGGCGGCGAATTTTTTGATCGGATTCCTCCGCAAAATCTGGAGGCTGAACAGGCGGTTATCGGGTCCATTTTGCTCCAGTCCGAAGCACTGATTACCGCGATGGAGCGGGTGCAGACCGAGGATTTTTACGATAAGGCTCATCAGATGATTTACGAAGCAATGATTGAGCTGGGTGAATCCGGGCAGCCGATTGACTTGGTTACGCTGACCTCGAAGATTCAGGACAAAGGTCAGCTGGAGGATATCGGCGGTGTCAGTTATCTGGCGAAGCTGGCTCACGGGGTGCCAACAGCGGCTAACGTGGATTACTATGCCCAGATTATTGAAGAAAAAGCGATGCTTCGTCGCTTGATTCGCACAGCTACGCAAATTGTGAGCGAAGGCTATAGCAACGGCGAGGATGTCGCCGGTATGCTGAGCGATGCCGAGCGCAAGATCATGGAGATCTCCAACGGGCGCTCAGGCAGTGGTTTTATCGCCATCCGCGATGTCGTGATGGAAGTGTTCGACCGTGTCGAAATGCTGCATCAGAACAAGGGCAACACAACCGGAATTCCATCTGGCTTCGTTGACCTGGACAAGATGACGGCAGGCTTTCAGCGCAATGACTTGATCATTGTAGCGGCCCGTCCATCTGTAGGTAAAACGGCGTTCGCCCTGAATATCGCACAAAACGTTGCAGTGCGGGCGAAAGAGACGGTAGCCATCTTTAGTCTCGAGATGTCGGCGGCTCAGCTCGTACAGCGGATGATCTGCGCCGAGGCTAATCTGGACGCGAACGTCATGCGGACAGGTGAATTTAAAGGCGACGAGGATTGGGCCAAGCTGACGATGGGGATTGCAGCCTTGTCCGAGGCAGAAATCTATATCGACGATACGCCCGGTGTCACTGTCGCCGATATCCGTGCCAAGTGCCGCCGTCTCAAGACGGAGAAGGGACTTGGCATGATCGTAATCGACTACTTGCAGCTCATTCACGGACGCGGCAAAGCAGGCGAGAATCGGCAGCAGGAGGTATCGGAAATTTCACGGACATTGAAGCAAATTGCCCGTGAACTTGAAGTGCCCGTTATTGCCCTTTCCCAGCTGAGCCGGGGTGTGGAGCAGCGTCAAGACAAGCGACCGATGATGAGTGACTTGCGGGAATCGGGTTCCATCGAGCAGGATGCCGACATCGTCGCGTTTCTGTACCGGGACGATTACTATAATCAGGAAACGGAAAAGAAAAATATTATTGAAATTATCATAGCCAAGCAACGTAACGGCCCGGTCGGAACGGTAGAGCTGGTGTTTCTCAAAAACTATAATAAATTCGCCAATTACGAGCGTGCCCATTCGGATGCGTTCGCGGGCTAA